One window from the genome of Chiroxiphia lanceolata isolate bChiLan1 chromosome 15, bChiLan1.pri, whole genome shotgun sequence encodes:
- the LOC116794605 gene encoding interleukin-5-like, with product MKTHLYLLLLAAGISAASQRSSMAELLTLLQQMWEVMAKDIQNLRIETPDNINDVNCISTIFEGTERLKTNPAMKKFSAFFQNFERLKQFLTPSLAKEGKCDTERRNATIFINKLMTFIRKALKPTRA from the exons ATGAAAACCCATCTCTACCTTCTCTTGCTGGCTGCAggcatctctgctgcttcccagaggagcagcatgGCTGAATTACTGACACTTCTACAGCAAATGTGGGAGGTAATGGCAAAGGACATTCAG aatCTGAGGATTGAAACTCCAGACAATATAAAT GATGTGAATTGTATCAGCACAATCTTTGAAGGGACGGAACGGCTGAAAACTAATCCAGCTATGAAAAAATTCAGtgcttttttccaaaattttgaAAGACTGAAGCAATTTCTCACTCCCAGCCTGGCAAAAGAG GGGAAATGTGATACAGAAAGAAGGAATGCAACGATATTTATAAACAAGCTGATGACATTCATCCGAAAAGCATTAAAACCCACAAGAGCATAG